A region of Mugil cephalus isolate CIBA_MC_2020 chromosome 3, CIBA_Mcephalus_1.1, whole genome shotgun sequence DNA encodes the following proteins:
- the mtss1lb gene encoding protein MTSS 2 isoform X2, with translation MVDLANMETVEKECGALGGLFQAIVNDMKCSYPVWEDFSAKATKLHSQLRTTVLAAVAFLDAFQKVADMATNTRGATRDIGSALTRMCMRHRSIEAKLRQFTNALMESLITPLQDKIEDWKKTANQLDKDHAKEYKRSRHEIKKKSSDTMKLQKKARKGRGDLQPQLDSAMQDVTDMCLLMEETEKQAVRRALVEERGRFCTFIGFLQPVVNGEIAMLGEITHLQAIIDDLTVLTTDPHKLPPASEQVIKDLKGSDYSWSYQTPPSSPSSSGSRKSSMCSSVNSAHSSASRSSGGGGSGGIGGSGGGSQPHSPTSSSSSSYRYRSSLPHQPPPPGGIAAHRLSSVSSHDSGFVSQDANIYSKPPSPMPSDITSQKSSSSASSEASETCQSVSECSSPTTFGSSFATFRPALSHPGSTRPLSVILPVPASPPYNRPSGSSSSSPTSKVPMWKDWSKAGQYEQSMAAATVQRRKEPLDRLRESESSPGSPGYAGPSHPEDAQRPRMTPANVAAKHGDEVSPAASDLAMVLTRGLSMEQQKSSRDSLQYSSGYSTETTTPSCSEDTIPSQGSDYDCYSVNGDAEGPDGQTEFDKSSTIPRHSNIAQNYRRMIQTKRPASTAGLPSGALGPGVHGIPGQPGGVGGGGAGTPGTATIRRTPSTKPGVRRTLSNAGPIPIRPPIVPVKTPTVPGDSHSPGAGGYAGGGHAGGVPVRVGSEECVFFTGVEDSQGALDYVKASPKRLSLPNTAWGSGAALEVYAQQHGGLVMGVGSGGGSEEDQMIAANRHSLVEKIGELVASAHALGEGQFPFPALPDDPAPPPTGPTDSQTGTEGAEGSGDMLTTIRRGVRLRKTVSNDRSAPRIL, from the exons gGGCAACAAGAGATATTGGTTCAGCTCTGACCAGGATGTGCATGAGACATCGCAGCATTGAAGCAAAACTTCGCCAGTTCACCAA TGCTTTGATGGAGAGTCTGATCACTCCTCTCCAGGATAAGATTGAAGACTGGAAGAAGACAGCCAACCAGCTGGATAAGGATCATGCCAAAG AGTACAAGAGGTCACGCCACGAGATCAAGAAGAAGTCATCTGATACCATGAAACTGCAGAAGAAGGCTCGGAAAG GGCGAGGGGACCTGCAGCCCCAGCTTGACAGTGCCATGCAGGATGTGACCGACATGTGCCTGTTGATGGAGGAGACTGAGAAGCAGGCAGTGCGGCGTGccctggtggaggagaggggtCGCTTCTGCACCTTCATTGGCTTCCTTCAGCCTGTCGTG AATGGAGAGATCGCCATGCTGGGCGAGATCACCCACCTCCAGGCCATCATTGATGACCTCACTGTGTTGACCACTGATCCTCACAAACTACCCCCTGCTAGTGAACAG GTGATAAAGGATCTGAAGGGCTCAGATTACAGCTGGTCCTATCAGACCCCTCCATCATCCCCGAGCAGCTCTGGCTCACGCAAGAGCAGCATGTGCAG CAGTGTCAACAGTGCCCACAGTAGTGCCTCCCGTTCGTCAGGGGGAGGTGGTAGTGGTGGTATTGGTGGCAGTGGTGGAGGCTCCCAGCCCCACTCAcccacctcatcctcctcctcctcctatcgCTACCGCAGCAGCCTGCCACATCAGCctccaccaccagggggcatcGCTGCCCACCGCCTCAGCAGCGTCTCCTCCCACGATTCCGGCTTTGTGTCCCAGGATGCCAACATCTACTCCAAACCTCCCTCACCTATGCCATCAGACATCACTAGTCAG AAGTCATCCAGCTCTGCATCGTCAGAGGCCTCAGAAACAtgccagtcagtcagtgagtgCAGCTCTCCCACCACT TTTGGCTCGTCCTTCGCTACCTTCCGCCCCGCTCTTTCTCACCCTGGCTCCACCAGGCCTCTCTCTGTCATTCTTCCTGTTCCTGCGTCCCCACCCTATAACCGCCCCTCTGGatccagctcctcctctcccacatCAAAGGTTCCTATGTGGAAG GATTGGTCCAAAGCAGGTCAGTATGAACAGTCCATGGCTGCAGCAACAGTTCAGAGAAGAAAGGAACCTCTTGATAGGCTGAGGGAGAGCGAGTCATCACCAGGCTCTCCCGGATATGCAGGGCCATCTCACCCGGAGGACGCACAGAGGCCCAGGATGACACCAGCTAATGTTGCTGCCAAG CACGGAGATGAGGTTTCTCCAGCTGCCAGTGACCTGGCTATGGTCCTGACCAGAGGACTGAGTATGGAGcagcagaaaagcagcagagactCCTTGCAGTATTCCAGCGGATATAGCACAGAGACAACAACCCCATCCTGCTCTGAGGACACAATTCCTTCACAAG GTTCAGATTATGACTGCTACTCTGTGAATGGTGATGCCGAGGGGCCCGATGGACAGACGGAGTTTGACAAGTCCTCCACTATTCCCCGCCACTCTAACATTGCCCAGAACTATAGACGCATGATACAGACCAAGAGGCCAGCCAGCACAGCCGGCCTGCCCAGTGGGGCTCTTGGTCCAGGGGTTCATGGTATACCAGGACAACCCGGTGGAGTTGGTGGGGGTGGAGCAGGGACACCAGGCACTGCCACCATACGCCGAACCCCGTCTACCAAACCGGGCGTGAGGCGCACATTGTCTAACGCAGGACCCATTCCCATCCGACCACCCATTGTGCCTGTCAAGACACCCACCGTTCCTGGAGACTCACATTCACCTGGCGCAGGTGGGTATGCAGGTGGAGGGCACGCAGGTGGAGTCCCTGTTCGAGTGGGAAGTGAGGAGTGCGTGTTCTTCACTGGAGTCGAGGACTCACAAGGAGCGCTTGACTATGTAAAGGCATCACCAAAACGTCTCAGCCTGCCTAACACGGCCTGGGGATCAGGGGCAGCGTTAGAGGTCTATGCCCAGCAGCATGGTGGCCTTGTCATGGGAGTAGGCTCAGGGGGCGGATCAGAGGAAGATCAGATGATCGCGGCAAATCGGCACAGTCTGGTGGAGAAAATTGGTGAGTTGGTAGCCAGTGCACATGCCCTTGGAGAGGGGCAGTTCCCTTTCCCTGCCCTCCCCGATGACCCAGCCCCACCACCAACTGGCCCCACTGATTCTCAGACAGGGACAGAAGGGGCAGAAGGGTCTGGTGACATGCTGACCACCATCAGGAGAGGAGTTCGCCTTCGCAAAACAGTCTCCAATGACCGCTCAGCTCCACGCATATTGTGA
- the mtss1lb gene encoding protein MTSS 2 isoform X3 → MVDLANMETVEKECGALGGLFQAIVNDMKCSYPVWEDFSAKATKLHSQLRTTVLAAVAFLDAFQKVADMATNTRGATRDIGSALTRMCMRHRSIEAKLRQFTNALMESLITPLQDKIEDWKKTANQLDKDHAKEYKRSRHEIKKKSSDTMKLQKKARKEIQGRGDLQPQLDSAMQDVTDMCLLMEETEKQAVRRALVEERGRFCTFIGFLQPVVNGEIAMLGEITHLQAIIDDLTVLTTDPHKLPPASEQVIKDLKGSDYSWSYQTPPSSPSSSGSRKSSMCSSLPHQPPPPGGIAAHRLSSVSSHDSGFVSQDANIYSKPPSPMPSDITSQKSSSSASSEASETCQSVSECSSPTTFGSSFATFRPALSHPGSTRPLSVILPVPASPPYNRPSGSSSSSPTSKVPMWKDWSKAGQYEQSMAAATVQRRKEPLDRLRESESSPGSPGYAGPSHPEDAQRPRMTPANVAAKHGDEVSPAASDLAMVLTRGLSMEQQKSSRDSLQYSSGYSTETTTPSCSEDTIPSQGSDYDCYSVNGDAEGPDGQTEFDKSSTIPRHSNIAQNYRRMIQTKRPASTAGLPSGALGPGVHGIPGQPGGVGGGGAGTPGTATIRRTPSTKPGVRRTLSNAGPIPIRPPIVPVKTPTVPGDSHSPGAGGYAGGGHAGGVPVRVGSEECVFFTGVEDSQGALDYVKASPKRLSLPNTAWGSGAALEVYAQQHGGLVMGVGSGGGSEEDQMIAANRHSLVEKIGELVASAHALGEGQFPFPALPDDPAPPPTGPTDSQTGTEGAEGSGDMLTTIRRGVRLRKTVSNDRSAPRIL, encoded by the exons gGGCAACAAGAGATATTGGTTCAGCTCTGACCAGGATGTGCATGAGACATCGCAGCATTGAAGCAAAACTTCGCCAGTTCACCAA TGCTTTGATGGAGAGTCTGATCACTCCTCTCCAGGATAAGATTGAAGACTGGAAGAAGACAGCCAACCAGCTGGATAAGGATCATGCCAAAG AGTACAAGAGGTCACGCCACGAGATCAAGAAGAAGTCATCTGATACCATGAAACTGCAGAAGAAGGCTCGGAAAG AGATCCAGG GGCGAGGGGACCTGCAGCCCCAGCTTGACAGTGCCATGCAGGATGTGACCGACATGTGCCTGTTGATGGAGGAGACTGAGAAGCAGGCAGTGCGGCGTGccctggtggaggagaggggtCGCTTCTGCACCTTCATTGGCTTCCTTCAGCCTGTCGTG AATGGAGAGATCGCCATGCTGGGCGAGATCACCCACCTCCAGGCCATCATTGATGACCTCACTGTGTTGACCACTGATCCTCACAAACTACCCCCTGCTAGTGAACAG GTGATAAAGGATCTGAAGGGCTCAGATTACAGCTGGTCCTATCAGACCCCTCCATCATCCCCGAGCAGCTCTGGCTCACGCAAGAGCAGCATGTGCAG CAGCCTGCCACATCAGCctccaccaccagggggcatcGCTGCCCACCGCCTCAGCAGCGTCTCCTCCCACGATTCCGGCTTTGTGTCCCAGGATGCCAACATCTACTCCAAACCTCCCTCACCTATGCCATCAGACATCACTAGTCAG AAGTCATCCAGCTCTGCATCGTCAGAGGCCTCAGAAACAtgccagtcagtcagtgagtgCAGCTCTCCCACCACT TTTGGCTCGTCCTTCGCTACCTTCCGCCCCGCTCTTTCTCACCCTGGCTCCACCAGGCCTCTCTCTGTCATTCTTCCTGTTCCTGCGTCCCCACCCTATAACCGCCCCTCTGGatccagctcctcctctcccacatCAAAGGTTCCTATGTGGAAG GATTGGTCCAAAGCAGGTCAGTATGAACAGTCCATGGCTGCAGCAACAGTTCAGAGAAGAAAGGAACCTCTTGATAGGCTGAGGGAGAGCGAGTCATCACCAGGCTCTCCCGGATATGCAGGGCCATCTCACCCGGAGGACGCACAGAGGCCCAGGATGACACCAGCTAATGTTGCTGCCAAG CACGGAGATGAGGTTTCTCCAGCTGCCAGTGACCTGGCTATGGTCCTGACCAGAGGACTGAGTATGGAGcagcagaaaagcagcagagactCCTTGCAGTATTCCAGCGGATATAGCACAGAGACAACAACCCCATCCTGCTCTGAGGACACAATTCCTTCACAAG GTTCAGATTATGACTGCTACTCTGTGAATGGTGATGCCGAGGGGCCCGATGGACAGACGGAGTTTGACAAGTCCTCCACTATTCCCCGCCACTCTAACATTGCCCAGAACTATAGACGCATGATACAGACCAAGAGGCCAGCCAGCACAGCCGGCCTGCCCAGTGGGGCTCTTGGTCCAGGGGTTCATGGTATACCAGGACAACCCGGTGGAGTTGGTGGGGGTGGAGCAGGGACACCAGGCACTGCCACCATACGCCGAACCCCGTCTACCAAACCGGGCGTGAGGCGCACATTGTCTAACGCAGGACCCATTCCCATCCGACCACCCATTGTGCCTGTCAAGACACCCACCGTTCCTGGAGACTCACATTCACCTGGCGCAGGTGGGTATGCAGGTGGAGGGCACGCAGGTGGAGTCCCTGTTCGAGTGGGAAGTGAGGAGTGCGTGTTCTTCACTGGAGTCGAGGACTCACAAGGAGCGCTTGACTATGTAAAGGCATCACCAAAACGTCTCAGCCTGCCTAACACGGCCTGGGGATCAGGGGCAGCGTTAGAGGTCTATGCCCAGCAGCATGGTGGCCTTGTCATGGGAGTAGGCTCAGGGGGCGGATCAGAGGAAGATCAGATGATCGCGGCAAATCGGCACAGTCTGGTGGAGAAAATTGGTGAGTTGGTAGCCAGTGCACATGCCCTTGGAGAGGGGCAGTTCCCTTTCCCTGCCCTCCCCGATGACCCAGCCCCACCACCAACTGGCCCCACTGATTCTCAGACAGGGACAGAAGGGGCAGAAGGGTCTGGTGACATGCTGACCACCATCAGGAGAGGAGTTCGCCTTCGCAAAACAGTCTCCAATGACCGCTCAGCTCCACGCATATTGTGA
- the mtss1lb gene encoding protein MTSS 2 isoform X1, whose product MVDLANMETVEKECGALGGLFQAIVNDMKCSYPVWEDFSAKATKLHSQLRTTVLAAVAFLDAFQKVADMATNTRGATRDIGSALTRMCMRHRSIEAKLRQFTNALMESLITPLQDKIEDWKKTANQLDKDHAKEYKRSRHEIKKKSSDTMKLQKKARKEIQGRGDLQPQLDSAMQDVTDMCLLMEETEKQAVRRALVEERGRFCTFIGFLQPVVNGEIAMLGEITHLQAIIDDLTVLTTDPHKLPPASEQVIKDLKGSDYSWSYQTPPSSPSSSGSRKSSMCSSVNSAHSSASRSSGGGGSGGIGGSGGGSQPHSPTSSSSSSYRYRSSLPHQPPPPGGIAAHRLSSVSSHDSGFVSQDANIYSKPPSPMPSDITSQKSSSSASSEASETCQSVSECSSPTTFGSSFATFRPALSHPGSTRPLSVILPVPASPPYNRPSGSSSSSPTSKVPMWKDWSKAGQYEQSMAAATVQRRKEPLDRLRESESSPGSPGYAGPSHPEDAQRPRMTPANVAAKHGDEVSPAASDLAMVLTRGLSMEQQKSSRDSLQYSSGYSTETTTPSCSEDTIPSQGSDYDCYSVNGDAEGPDGQTEFDKSSTIPRHSNIAQNYRRMIQTKRPASTAGLPSGALGPGVHGIPGQPGGVGGGGAGTPGTATIRRTPSTKPGVRRTLSNAGPIPIRPPIVPVKTPTVPGDSHSPGAGGYAGGGHAGGVPVRVGSEECVFFTGVEDSQGALDYVKASPKRLSLPNTAWGSGAALEVYAQQHGGLVMGVGSGGGSEEDQMIAANRHSLVEKIGELVASAHALGEGQFPFPALPDDPAPPPTGPTDSQTGTEGAEGSGDMLTTIRRGVRLRKTVSNDRSAPRIL is encoded by the exons gGGCAACAAGAGATATTGGTTCAGCTCTGACCAGGATGTGCATGAGACATCGCAGCATTGAAGCAAAACTTCGCCAGTTCACCAA TGCTTTGATGGAGAGTCTGATCACTCCTCTCCAGGATAAGATTGAAGACTGGAAGAAGACAGCCAACCAGCTGGATAAGGATCATGCCAAAG AGTACAAGAGGTCACGCCACGAGATCAAGAAGAAGTCATCTGATACCATGAAACTGCAGAAGAAGGCTCGGAAAG AGATCCAGG GGCGAGGGGACCTGCAGCCCCAGCTTGACAGTGCCATGCAGGATGTGACCGACATGTGCCTGTTGATGGAGGAGACTGAGAAGCAGGCAGTGCGGCGTGccctggtggaggagaggggtCGCTTCTGCACCTTCATTGGCTTCCTTCAGCCTGTCGTG AATGGAGAGATCGCCATGCTGGGCGAGATCACCCACCTCCAGGCCATCATTGATGACCTCACTGTGTTGACCACTGATCCTCACAAACTACCCCCTGCTAGTGAACAG GTGATAAAGGATCTGAAGGGCTCAGATTACAGCTGGTCCTATCAGACCCCTCCATCATCCCCGAGCAGCTCTGGCTCACGCAAGAGCAGCATGTGCAG CAGTGTCAACAGTGCCCACAGTAGTGCCTCCCGTTCGTCAGGGGGAGGTGGTAGTGGTGGTATTGGTGGCAGTGGTGGAGGCTCCCAGCCCCACTCAcccacctcatcctcctcctcctcctatcgCTACCGCAGCAGCCTGCCACATCAGCctccaccaccagggggcatcGCTGCCCACCGCCTCAGCAGCGTCTCCTCCCACGATTCCGGCTTTGTGTCCCAGGATGCCAACATCTACTCCAAACCTCCCTCACCTATGCCATCAGACATCACTAGTCAG AAGTCATCCAGCTCTGCATCGTCAGAGGCCTCAGAAACAtgccagtcagtcagtgagtgCAGCTCTCCCACCACT TTTGGCTCGTCCTTCGCTACCTTCCGCCCCGCTCTTTCTCACCCTGGCTCCACCAGGCCTCTCTCTGTCATTCTTCCTGTTCCTGCGTCCCCACCCTATAACCGCCCCTCTGGatccagctcctcctctcccacatCAAAGGTTCCTATGTGGAAG GATTGGTCCAAAGCAGGTCAGTATGAACAGTCCATGGCTGCAGCAACAGTTCAGAGAAGAAAGGAACCTCTTGATAGGCTGAGGGAGAGCGAGTCATCACCAGGCTCTCCCGGATATGCAGGGCCATCTCACCCGGAGGACGCACAGAGGCCCAGGATGACACCAGCTAATGTTGCTGCCAAG CACGGAGATGAGGTTTCTCCAGCTGCCAGTGACCTGGCTATGGTCCTGACCAGAGGACTGAGTATGGAGcagcagaaaagcagcagagactCCTTGCAGTATTCCAGCGGATATAGCACAGAGACAACAACCCCATCCTGCTCTGAGGACACAATTCCTTCACAAG GTTCAGATTATGACTGCTACTCTGTGAATGGTGATGCCGAGGGGCCCGATGGACAGACGGAGTTTGACAAGTCCTCCACTATTCCCCGCCACTCTAACATTGCCCAGAACTATAGACGCATGATACAGACCAAGAGGCCAGCCAGCACAGCCGGCCTGCCCAGTGGGGCTCTTGGTCCAGGGGTTCATGGTATACCAGGACAACCCGGTGGAGTTGGTGGGGGTGGAGCAGGGACACCAGGCACTGCCACCATACGCCGAACCCCGTCTACCAAACCGGGCGTGAGGCGCACATTGTCTAACGCAGGACCCATTCCCATCCGACCACCCATTGTGCCTGTCAAGACACCCACCGTTCCTGGAGACTCACATTCACCTGGCGCAGGTGGGTATGCAGGTGGAGGGCACGCAGGTGGAGTCCCTGTTCGAGTGGGAAGTGAGGAGTGCGTGTTCTTCACTGGAGTCGAGGACTCACAAGGAGCGCTTGACTATGTAAAGGCATCACCAAAACGTCTCAGCCTGCCTAACACGGCCTGGGGATCAGGGGCAGCGTTAGAGGTCTATGCCCAGCAGCATGGTGGCCTTGTCATGGGAGTAGGCTCAGGGGGCGGATCAGAGGAAGATCAGATGATCGCGGCAAATCGGCACAGTCTGGTGGAGAAAATTGGTGAGTTGGTAGCCAGTGCACATGCCCTTGGAGAGGGGCAGTTCCCTTTCCCTGCCCTCCCCGATGACCCAGCCCCACCACCAACTGGCCCCACTGATTCTCAGACAGGGACAGAAGGGGCAGAAGGGTCTGGTGACATGCTGACCACCATCAGGAGAGGAGTTCGCCTTCGCAAAACAGTCTCCAATGACCGCTCAGCTCCACGCATATTGTGA
- the mtss1lb gene encoding protein MTSS 2 isoform X4 has product MVDLANMETVEKECGALGGLFQAIVNDMKCSYPVWEDFSAKATKLHSQLRTTVLAAVAFLDAFQKVADMATNTRGATRDIGSALTRMCMRHRSIEAKLRQFTNALMESLITPLQDKIEDWKKTANQLDKDHAKEYKRSRHEIKKKSSDTMKLQKKARKEIQGRGDLQPQLDSAMQDVTDMCLLMEETEKQAVRRALVEERGRFCTFIGFLQPVVNGEIAMLGEITHLQAIIDDLTVLTTDPHKLPPASEQVIKDLKGSDYSWSYQTPPSSPSSSGSRKSSMCSSVNSAHSSASRSSGGGGSGGIGGSGGGSQPHSPTSSSSSSYRYRSSLPHQPPPPGGIAAHRLSSVSSHDSGFVSQDANIYSKPPSPMPSDITSQKSSSSASSEASETCQSVSECSSPTTDWSKAGQYEQSMAAATVQRRKEPLDRLRESESSPGSPGYAGPSHPEDAQRPRMTPANVAAKHGDEVSPAASDLAMVLTRGLSMEQQKSSRDSLQYSSGYSTETTTPSCSEDTIPSQGSDYDCYSVNGDAEGPDGQTEFDKSSTIPRHSNIAQNYRRMIQTKRPASTAGLPSGALGPGVHGIPGQPGGVGGGGAGTPGTATIRRTPSTKPGVRRTLSNAGPIPIRPPIVPVKTPTVPGDSHSPGAGGYAGGGHAGGVPVRVGSEECVFFTGVEDSQGALDYVKASPKRLSLPNTAWGSGAALEVYAQQHGGLVMGVGSGGGSEEDQMIAANRHSLVEKIGELVASAHALGEGQFPFPALPDDPAPPPTGPTDSQTGTEGAEGSGDMLTTIRRGVRLRKTVSNDRSAPRIL; this is encoded by the exons gGGCAACAAGAGATATTGGTTCAGCTCTGACCAGGATGTGCATGAGACATCGCAGCATTGAAGCAAAACTTCGCCAGTTCACCAA TGCTTTGATGGAGAGTCTGATCACTCCTCTCCAGGATAAGATTGAAGACTGGAAGAAGACAGCCAACCAGCTGGATAAGGATCATGCCAAAG AGTACAAGAGGTCACGCCACGAGATCAAGAAGAAGTCATCTGATACCATGAAACTGCAGAAGAAGGCTCGGAAAG AGATCCAGG GGCGAGGGGACCTGCAGCCCCAGCTTGACAGTGCCATGCAGGATGTGACCGACATGTGCCTGTTGATGGAGGAGACTGAGAAGCAGGCAGTGCGGCGTGccctggtggaggagaggggtCGCTTCTGCACCTTCATTGGCTTCCTTCAGCCTGTCGTG AATGGAGAGATCGCCATGCTGGGCGAGATCACCCACCTCCAGGCCATCATTGATGACCTCACTGTGTTGACCACTGATCCTCACAAACTACCCCCTGCTAGTGAACAG GTGATAAAGGATCTGAAGGGCTCAGATTACAGCTGGTCCTATCAGACCCCTCCATCATCCCCGAGCAGCTCTGGCTCACGCAAGAGCAGCATGTGCAG CAGTGTCAACAGTGCCCACAGTAGTGCCTCCCGTTCGTCAGGGGGAGGTGGTAGTGGTGGTATTGGTGGCAGTGGTGGAGGCTCCCAGCCCCACTCAcccacctcatcctcctcctcctcctatcgCTACCGCAGCAGCCTGCCACATCAGCctccaccaccagggggcatcGCTGCCCACCGCCTCAGCAGCGTCTCCTCCCACGATTCCGGCTTTGTGTCCCAGGATGCCAACATCTACTCCAAACCTCCCTCACCTATGCCATCAGACATCACTAGTCAG AAGTCATCCAGCTCTGCATCGTCAGAGGCCTCAGAAACAtgccagtcagtcagtgagtgCAGCTCTCCCACCACT GATTGGTCCAAAGCAGGTCAGTATGAACAGTCCATGGCTGCAGCAACAGTTCAGAGAAGAAAGGAACCTCTTGATAGGCTGAGGGAGAGCGAGTCATCACCAGGCTCTCCCGGATATGCAGGGCCATCTCACCCGGAGGACGCACAGAGGCCCAGGATGACACCAGCTAATGTTGCTGCCAAG CACGGAGATGAGGTTTCTCCAGCTGCCAGTGACCTGGCTATGGTCCTGACCAGAGGACTGAGTATGGAGcagcagaaaagcagcagagactCCTTGCAGTATTCCAGCGGATATAGCACAGAGACAACAACCCCATCCTGCTCTGAGGACACAATTCCTTCACAAG GTTCAGATTATGACTGCTACTCTGTGAATGGTGATGCCGAGGGGCCCGATGGACAGACGGAGTTTGACAAGTCCTCCACTATTCCCCGCCACTCTAACATTGCCCAGAACTATAGACGCATGATACAGACCAAGAGGCCAGCCAGCACAGCCGGCCTGCCCAGTGGGGCTCTTGGTCCAGGGGTTCATGGTATACCAGGACAACCCGGTGGAGTTGGTGGGGGTGGAGCAGGGACACCAGGCACTGCCACCATACGCCGAACCCCGTCTACCAAACCGGGCGTGAGGCGCACATTGTCTAACGCAGGACCCATTCCCATCCGACCACCCATTGTGCCTGTCAAGACACCCACCGTTCCTGGAGACTCACATTCACCTGGCGCAGGTGGGTATGCAGGTGGAGGGCACGCAGGTGGAGTCCCTGTTCGAGTGGGAAGTGAGGAGTGCGTGTTCTTCACTGGAGTCGAGGACTCACAAGGAGCGCTTGACTATGTAAAGGCATCACCAAAACGTCTCAGCCTGCCTAACACGGCCTGGGGATCAGGGGCAGCGTTAGAGGTCTATGCCCAGCAGCATGGTGGCCTTGTCATGGGAGTAGGCTCAGGGGGCGGATCAGAGGAAGATCAGATGATCGCGGCAAATCGGCACAGTCTGGTGGAGAAAATTGGTGAGTTGGTAGCCAGTGCACATGCCCTTGGAGAGGGGCAGTTCCCTTTCCCTGCCCTCCCCGATGACCCAGCCCCACCACCAACTGGCCCCACTGATTCTCAGACAGGGACAGAAGGGGCAGAAGGGTCTGGTGACATGCTGACCACCATCAGGAGAGGAGTTCGCCTTCGCAAAACAGTCTCCAATGACCGCTCAGCTCCACGCATATTGTGA